A single window of Oncorhynchus keta strain PuntledgeMale-10-30-2019 chromosome 34, Oket_V2, whole genome shotgun sequence DNA harbors:
- the LOC118380066 gene encoding early growth response protein 1-like isoform X2, which produces MEDVCVEEIKHTEEPLYRMETEERDERRDGESDVTQHRNGSESEGLLLIDDQGIPYTLTPEGHKVPQMEPSRPDNPPSSQPKVQSSSLEVEDDRSSHITTAGVTYLSRGLVKTPHTHKENTCPTPVTSMKPSQKSELLKNTEHSKNPELSQNAEPPKVLDSDVKSVSEASAAVSQLSGSAVQLQPPQPIQILTNPSSNTPILLFPSSPQLSSIPLTKTDTNPRLTFSLPLSLTQNTPNASTSMFLLLSSSTTSSSGQSFSTSTPIALIDPSTGQLSQITASSSSPLSLSLSSGQLATSVSSLPANPSHPVIRTTPNNSPTIQSRESPIVNPPAPLTSPSVVSSPPSKQPSAGGSSKAVLLSSPPHKHTEPNCYDPNTDHQSLSTEETQMESVQNGSSPTKVPPLTQPQSPSLSFDFSLEASDQSKAPESKHTSLPWDDHLYFSSATAPPSPPLAPIFPSSGPRNLNPLDPLDPLSPASSPSSGPRRVLYCPLCPRIFYYLSDLERHSITHSQSKPHVCLQCGKAFKRSSHLQRHKHIHTGERNFVCPICSKRFREAGELQRHQRVHTGEKPYQCPLCHTRFAERNTMRRHTRRKHPYHQAAMAMLSERGAGGGGREGGDEDEGTEEWYSSTVSNLDNSDSEPDSEVTS; this is translated from the exons ATGGAGGATGTGTGTGTTGAAGAGATAAAACACACGGAGGAGCCTCTCTATAGgatggagacagaagagagggatgagaggagagatggagagagtgatgttACACAACACAGGAATG GCTCTGAAAGTGAAGGTCTTCTCCTGATAGATGACCAGGGTATTCCATACACACTCACCCCTGAGGGGCACAAAGTGCCCCAAATGGAACCTTCcaggccagacaaccccccctcAAGCCAGCCAAAGGTGCAGTCCAGCTCATTGGAGGTAGAGGATGACAGGTcgtctcatataaccacagcaGGGGTCACTTACCTCAGCCGAGGTTTAGTAaaaactccacacacacacaaggaaaaCACATGTCCCACTCCTGTTACGTCTATGAAACCCTCACAGAAGTCAGAACTTCTAAAAAATACAGAACACTCAAAGAACCCAGAACTCTCACAGAATGCGGAACCCCCTAAGGTTCTAGATTCGGATGTGAAATCTGTTAGTGAGGCTAGTGCTGCTGTTTCCCAACTCTCTGGTTCTGCTGTACAACTCCaaccccctcagcccatccagaTCCTTACTAACCCCTCCTCCAAtacccccatcctcctcttcccctcctccccccagctCTCCTCCATTCCCTTAACCAAGACTGATACCAACCCAAGACtgaccttctctctccccctctccctcacccagAACACTCCCAATGCCTCTACCTCTatgttccttctcctctcctcctccaccacatcTTCCTCCGGGCAGTCtttctctacctccacccccatTGCTCTCATTGACCCCTCCACCGGTCAGCTCTCCCAAATCACTGCCTCCTCTtcatcccctctttctctctctctctcttctggtcaGCTCGCCACATCAGTGTCATCCCTCCCGGCCAATCCCTCCCACCCAGTTATTAGAACGACACCCAACAACTCCCCTACCATCCAATCAAGAGAGAGTCCCATCGTTAACCCTCCCGCCCCCCTGACCTCCCCCTCTGtggtctcctcccctccctccaagCAGCCCAGTGCTGGTGGCAGTTCTAAAGCAGTTCTACTCAGCTCACCTCCTCACAAACACACTGAACCAAACTGTTATGACCCCAACACCGATCATCAGTCACTATCTACTGAAGAAACCCAAATGGAGTCTGTCCAAAATGGGTCATCTCCTACTAAAGTCCCTCCCCTTACACAACCGCAATCCCCTTCTCTGTCCTTTGACTTCAGTTTGGAGGCATCTGACCAATCAAAAGCCCCAGAGTCAAAGCACACCTCCCTCCCATGGGACGACCatctctacttctcctctgccaccgctcctccctcccctccccttgcCCCCATCTTCCCCTCCAGCGGACCCAGGAACCTGAACCCCCTGGACCCTCTGGACCCCCTGtccccagcctcctctccctcttctgggCCACGAAGGGTCCTCTACTGCCCTCTCTGCCCCAGGATCTTCTACTACCTGTCTGACCTGGAGCGTCACTCCATCACCCACTCTCAGAGCAAACCCCATGTCTGCCTGCAGTGTGGCAAGGCCTTCAAACGCTCCAGCCATTTGCAG AGACACAAGCACATACACACGGGCGAGAGGAACTTTGTGTGCCCCATCTGCTCCAAGCGTTTCAGGGAGGCAGGTGAGCTGCAGCGCCATCAGAgggtacacacaggagagaagccctaCCAGTGCCCGCTGTGCCACACACGCTTCGCCGAGCGCAACACCATGCGTCGACACACTAGACGCAAACACCCTTACCACCAGGCAGCTATGGCGATGCTGTccgagagaggagcagggggaggaggaagagaaggaggggatgaAGATGAGGGCACAGAAGAGTGGTATAGTTCCACTGTGTCCAACTTGGACAACTCTGACTCTGAACCAGATTCTGAGGTCACTTCCTGA
- the LOC118380066 gene encoding mucin-5AC-like isoform X1, whose protein sequence is MEDVCVEEIKHTEEPLYRMETEERDERRDGESDVTQHRNGSPIVHETPLISDTAKAERDEGIRGEKERKDREDERVIPLFLPPSRCHGRKERPGEDRGERAEAGKGVWGRREEEEGEVLDLSFPKKREIKERSLWHESSLLMEVDEVEGDGDRDIVEEDDGDDEEDSILRMDGADILGGPLLSPLFFSTSVFTSLSSIGSESEGLLLIDDQGIPYTLTPEGHKVPQMEPSRPDNPPSSQPKVQSSSLEVEDDRSSHITTAGVTYLSRGLVKTPHTHKENTCPTPVTSMKPSQKSELLKNTEHSKNPELSQNAEPPKVLDSDVKSVSEASAAVSQLSGSAVQLQPPQPIQILTNPSSNTPILLFPSSPQLSSIPLTKTDTNPRLTFSLPLSLTQNTPNASTSMFLLLSSSTTSSSGQSFSTSTPIALIDPSTGQLSQITASSSSPLSLSLSSGQLATSVSSLPANPSHPVIRTTPNNSPTIQSRESPIVNPPAPLTSPSVVSSPPSKQPSAGGSSKAVLLSSPPHKHTEPNCYDPNTDHQSLSTEETQMESVQNGSSPTKVPPLTQPQSPSLSFDFSLEASDQSKAPESKHTSLPWDDHLYFSSATAPPSPPLAPIFPSSGPRNLNPLDPLDPLSPASSPSSGPRRVLYCPLCPRIFYYLSDLERHSITHSQSKPHVCLQCGKAFKRSSHLQRHKHIHTGERNFVCPICSKRFREAGELQRHQRVHTGEKPYQCPLCHTRFAERNTMRRHTRRKHPYHQAAMAMLSERGAGGGGREGGDEDEGTEEWYSSTVSNLDNSDSEPDSEVTS, encoded by the exons ATGGAGGATGTGTGTGTTGAAGAGATAAAACACACGGAGGAGCCTCTCTATAGgatggagacagaagagagggatgagaggagagatggagagagtgatgttACACAACACAGGAATGGTAGTCCCATTGTCCATGAAACGCCTCTCATCTCCGACACAGCCAAggcagagagggatgaagggataaggggagagaaagaaaggaaagatagagaggatgagagagtgaTCCCTCTTTTCCTACCCCCTAGTCGATGCCATGGTAGAAAAGAGAGaccaggagaggatagaggagagagagcagaggcaggGAAAGGAGtttgggggagaagagaggaagaggagggagaagtatTGGATCTGAGCTTCCCTAAAAAGAGAGAGATTAAGGAGAGGAGCCTTTGGCATGAGAGCTCACTGCTTATGGAGGTAGATGAGGTAGAGGGGGATGGAGATAGGGACATAGTAGAGGAAGATGATGGTGATGACGAAGAGGATTCTATATTGAGAATGGATGGAGCTGACATTTTGGGGGGACCTCTCTTGTCTCCCTTGTTCTTCTCTACCTCTGTtttcacctccctctcttccatagGCTCTGAAAGTGAAGGTCTTCTCCTGATAGATGACCAGGGTATTCCATACACACTCACCCCTGAGGGGCACAAAGTGCCCCAAATGGAACCTTCcaggccagacaaccccccctcAAGCCAGCCAAAGGTGCAGTCCAGCTCATTGGAGGTAGAGGATGACAGGTcgtctcatataaccacagcaGGGGTCACTTACCTCAGCCGAGGTTTAGTAaaaactccacacacacacaaggaaaaCACATGTCCCACTCCTGTTACGTCTATGAAACCCTCACAGAAGTCAGAACTTCTAAAAAATACAGAACACTCAAAGAACCCAGAACTCTCACAGAATGCGGAACCCCCTAAGGTTCTAGATTCGGATGTGAAATCTGTTAGTGAGGCTAGTGCTGCTGTTTCCCAACTCTCTGGTTCTGCTGTACAACTCCaaccccctcagcccatccagaTCCTTACTAACCCCTCCTCCAAtacccccatcctcctcttcccctcctccccccagctCTCCTCCATTCCCTTAACCAAGACTGATACCAACCCAAGACtgaccttctctctccccctctccctcacccagAACACTCCCAATGCCTCTACCTCTatgttccttctcctctcctcctccaccacatcTTCCTCCGGGCAGTCtttctctacctccacccccatTGCTCTCATTGACCCCTCCACCGGTCAGCTCTCCCAAATCACTGCCTCCTCTtcatcccctctttctctctctctctcttctggtcaGCTCGCCACATCAGTGTCATCCCTCCCGGCCAATCCCTCCCACCCAGTTATTAGAACGACACCCAACAACTCCCCTACCATCCAATCAAGAGAGAGTCCCATCGTTAACCCTCCCGCCCCCCTGACCTCCCCCTCTGtggtctcctcccctccctccaagCAGCCCAGTGCTGGTGGCAGTTCTAAAGCAGTTCTACTCAGCTCACCTCCTCACAAACACACTGAACCAAACTGTTATGACCCCAACACCGATCATCAGTCACTATCTACTGAAGAAACCCAAATGGAGTCTGTCCAAAATGGGTCATCTCCTACTAAAGTCCCTCCCCTTACACAACCGCAATCCCCTTCTCTGTCCTTTGACTTCAGTTTGGAGGCATCTGACCAATCAAAAGCCCCAGAGTCAAAGCACACCTCCCTCCCATGGGACGACCatctctacttctcctctgccaccgctcctccctcccctccccttgcCCCCATCTTCCCCTCCAGCGGACCCAGGAACCTGAACCCCCTGGACCCTCTGGACCCCCTGtccccagcctcctctccctcttctgggCCACGAAGGGTCCTCTACTGCCCTCTCTGCCCCAGGATCTTCTACTACCTGTCTGACCTGGAGCGTCACTCCATCACCCACTCTCAGAGCAAACCCCATGTCTGCCTGCAGTGTGGCAAGGCCTTCAAACGCTCCAGCCATTTGCAG AGACACAAGCACATACACACGGGCGAGAGGAACTTTGTGTGCCCCATCTGCTCCAAGCGTTTCAGGGAGGCAGGTGAGCTGCAGCGCCATCAGAgggtacacacaggagagaagccctaCCAGTGCCCGCTGTGCCACACACGCTTCGCCGAGCGCAACACCATGCGTCGACACACTAGACGCAAACACCCTTACCACCAGGCAGCTATGGCGATGCTGTccgagagaggagcagggggaggaggaagagaaggaggggatgaAGATGAGGGCACAGAAGAGTGGTATAGTTCCACTGTGTCCAACTTGGACAACTCTGACTCTGAACCAGATTCTGAGGTCACTTCCTGA